The region GGTGAACGTGGACGGGCAGCTGCCGCCCGGCGTCAGCGCCAAAGACATCATCCTGGCCGTGATCGCCAAGATCGGCACCGGCGGCGGGCAGGGACACGTCATCGAATATCGCGGCACCGCCATCGATTCTCTGTCGATGGAAGGCCGGATGACGGTCTGCAACATGAGCATCGAGGCGGGTGCCCGGGCGGGGATGGTGGCGCCGGACGAGAAGACCTTCGAGTTCCTCGCGGGCCGGCCGCACGCTCCCGCGGGGGCCGACTGGGACGCCGCGGTGGCGGCTTGGAGCCGGCTGCGCACCGATGAGGGAGCCGAATTCGACACCGAGGTCTACATCGACGCGTCGACGCTGAGCCCGTTCGTGACATGGGGGACCAATCCGGGCCAGGGCGTGCCGCTGTCCGCGTCGGTTCCCGATCCGGAAATGATGCTCGACGACGGTGAGCGCCAGGCGGCCGAAAAGGCGTTGACCTACATGGACCTTCGCGCCGGTACCCCGATGCGCGACATCGCGGTGGACACGGTGTTCGTCGGCTCGTGCACCAACGGCCGGATCGAGGACCTGCGGGTGGTCGCCGAGGTGCTGCGCGGCCGCAAGGTCGCCGACAACGTCCGGATGCTCGTGGTGCCCGGCTCCATGCGGGTGCGCGCGCAGGCCGAATCCGAGGGTCTCGGCGAGATCTTCACGGCCGCAGGCGCCCAATGGAGGCAGGCCGGCTGCTCGATGTGTCTGGGCATGAATCCCGACCAGCTCGCTCCGGGGGAGCGCTGTGCGTCGACGTCGAACCGCAACTTCGAGGGCCGGCAAGGCAAGGGCGGCCGCACGCATCTGGTCTCACCCGCCGTGGCCGCCGCGACCGCGGTGCGCGGAACCCTGTCCTCTCCGGCGGACCTGGCCGCCCCGACCCTCTGACGATCTGACAGGAGACTCGTGATGGAAGCCTTCAAGACCCACACCGGCATCGGCGTGCCGCTGCGCCGCTCGAACGTCGACACCGACCAGATCATCCCCGCGGTCTACCTGAAGCGGGTGACGCGAACGGGATTCGAGGACGGTCTCTTCGCCGCCTGGCGCTCCGATCCGTCGTTCGTGCTCAATCTGGCGCCGTTCGACAAGGGTTCGGTCTTGGTCGCCGGACCGGATTTCGGCACCGGGTCCTCCCGCGAGCACGCCGTCTGGGCGCTGATGGATTTCGGATTCCGGGTCGTGATTTCGTCCCGCTTCGCCGATATCTTCCGGGGCAACGCCGGTAAGGCCGGGCTTCTGGCGGCCGAAGTCGCACAGGATGATGTGGAATTGTTGTGGAAGCTGATCGAGCAGCAGCCGGGTACGGAAATCACTGTGAATCTACAAGATCGGACCATCGCTGCAGGAACCATCATGGTGCCGTTCAACATTGACGACTACACCGCCTGGCGATTGCTCGAAGGACTCGACGATATAGGCCTTACGCTGCGTAAACTCGACGAAATCGAGCACTTCGAGGCGCGCCGCCCGGAATGGAAACCACGAACTCTGCCGGCCTGACCGGCAACCTCACCAAGGGCGAAATCGCCCCGCATCAATCCGCTTTTCGGGGCCTCCGGCAGGAGGGCAAGGGACGCAATCGGATTGAAAAATGTTCGCTGGCGGAGCCTGAAATTGCGCGTGGCTCTTGGAAATCAGCAGGCAATAGGTTTACCGTGTCTGCTAGTCGGTCCAAGTAGGGCCACTGGTTTCCGGAGGTTTTGCATGAATAAAGCAGAGCTCATCGACGTACTCACGGAGAAGTTGGGCTCGGATCGTCGGCAAGCGACCGCGGCGGTGGAGAACGTCGTCGACACCATCGTGCGCGCCGTGCACAAGGGTGACAGCGTCACCATCACCGGGTTCGGCGTTTTCGAGCAGCGCCGTCGGGCGGCCCGCGTGGCGCGCAATCCGCGCACCGGCGAGACGGTGAAGGTCAAGCCCACATCCGTGCCTGCGTTCCGTCCCGGCGCTCAGTTCAAGGCGGTTGTCGCTGGCGCACAGAAGCTCCCGGCCGAGGGGCCCGCGGTGAAGCGCGGCGTCACTGCCGGCAGCACTGCCCGCAAGGCCGCGAAGAAGGCGCCGGCGAAGAAGGCCGCAGCCAAGAAGGCTGCTCCTGCCAAGAAGGCTCCGGCCAAGAAGGCCGCCCCCGCCAAGAAGGCTGCCACCAAGGCTCCGGCCAAGAAGGCGACAGCCGCGAAGAAGGCTGCTCCTGCCAAGAAGGCTCCGGCCAAGAAGGCGACAGCGGCGAAGAAGGCTGCTCCTGCCAAGAAGGCTCCGGCCAAGAAGGCTGCCGCCAAGGCTCCGGCCAAGAAGGCGGCGGCCGCGAAGAAGGCTCCCGCGAAGAAGGCTCCGGCCAAACGCGGTCGCAAGTAAACGGCTCCTCGAACACGCCGCGGGTCACTGCGACCCGCGGCGTGTTTGTGTGCGCGCACGCCGCCGGAGCGGCCGGGTCATCCGCCGACCGGATTTGAATTCATTTGCGCCGTCAGCTCTTCGGAGCCAGCGGGCTCGGGATGTGGTCGGCAGCCACCAGGCGGTCGCCGGCCAGCGACAGCACCCAGGTGCTGCCCTTGCGGTTGCGTGACTTGTCCGGTCGCACCCCGTCGCGCTCGCACCACCACGCGATGAGGTCGGGAATCACCTTGCCCTGGGTGCAGATCGCCGGGTTGGCGGACGTCCGCGCGATCTCGAGGATGCGGTTCCGGGCGGCCTTGCGGTTGTCGCTGTAGGCCTCTTCGGTCAGGGTGGGCTCGCTGCGGATCGCGGCACCCAGCTCGTCGGCCAGCGGGTCGAGCGTCTGCTGGCAGCGCACCCGGTCGGCGGCGAAGAGTTCCTCGGCGCCGAACGCGAGCAGCTGACCGACGAGCGACTCGGCTTGCGCGCGGCCGTGTTTGTCCAACGGTCGCTTCCGGTCGTCGCCCTTGTATGTGGATTTGTCGCCGGCCGTGGCATGCCGGACGATCAACACCGTCTTGGTGTCGGCGGGCAGTTTCAGGAACCGCCGGAGCACCTTGCGGTCATGGGGATAGCCCAGTTCTGACATCGCCTGCGCAGCGGGCAGCCATTTCAATTCGTCGACTTCGCTGTTGGGGGCGAATTCGCCCGCGGTGGCGCGGGCAGCCCAGTAGCGCACCTTCTTGGTCGCACCGTCGACCGGATAACTCACCGACGCCAGCCGCCGACCCAGGTGCGCGCGGAAGCCCGTCTCCTCTTCGATCTCGCGCACAGCGGTCACCGGCTCGGTCTCGCCGGGGTCGACCTTGCCCTTGGGGAGAGACCAATCGTCATAGCGGGGACGGTGAATGACGGCGACCTCCGGGGCACCCGTTCCGTCCTGCGGCCGCCACAGCACGGCGCCGGCGGCGAGGATGCAGGCCTTCTTCGCCGCGACTGCACCGGTTTGGCTTTCCTTCGCCACCTCAACTCCTCCAGAACCTGGGATCAGCGGGGGCCGGGGAGGCTGCCCGCACCGTCACGGGTGCCGGTGAAGTTCCATCAACGACACCTGATGGTCCCGCACGGTCTGACCCTCCTGAGGCGACGCCGTCCAGTGCCCGTCCGGTCCCAACTCCCAACAGCGGGTGCTCGGATCCATTGCCGACTCGAAGATGTCGTTCAGTTGTGCGGTCAAGCGCGGATCCTTGACCTGCGCCATCACTTCCACGCGTCGGTCGAGATTACGATGCATCATGTCGGCGCTGCCGATCCAGTACTCGTCGACGGCGCGGAAATGAATGATCCGTGAATGCTCGAGGAAGCGTCCGAGTATGGATCGCACGGTGATGTTCTCGGAATAGTCGGGCGCGCCGGGCCGCAGCGCGCAGATCCCGCGCACCACCACCTCGACCCGAACTCCCGCCTGCGACGCCCGGTAGAGCGCGTCGATGACCTGCTCGTCGACCAAGGCGTTGGCCTTCAGCCGGATCCAGCCCTCGGCGCCGTCGCGGGTCGCGGCGATCTCGCGCTCGATGCGCTCGATGATGCCTTTGCGCACGCCGTAGGGGGCGACCAACAGATTGCGATAGGACTCCTTGCGCGAGTACCCGGTCAGCGAGTTGAACAGATCGGTGAGATCCGCGCCGATGTCGGGTGATGCGGTGAGCAGGCCGATGTCCTCGTACAGCCGCGCGGTCTTGGGGTTGTAGTTGCCGGTGCCGATGTGGCAATAGCGCCGGATCACCGAGCCCTCGCGCCGAACCACCAGGCAGGTCTTGCAGTGGGTCTTGAGGCCGATGAGCCCGTAAACCACGTGCACACCGGCTTGTTCGAGGGCACGTGCCCATTTGATGTTGGCCTGCTCGTCGAAGCGGGCCTTGATCTCCACCAGTGCGACCACCTGCTTGCCCGCCTCCGCGGCGTCGATGAGCGCGTTGACGATCGGTGAGTCGCCGGAGGTGCGGTAGAGCGTCTGTTTGATGGCGAGCACATTCGGATCGGCGGCCGCCTGCTCGATGAACCGCTGCACCGTCGTCGAGAATGAGTCGTAGGGGTGGTGGACCAGGACGTCCCCGTCGCGCAGTGCCGAGAAGATGCTCTTGGGTGTCTCGCGCTCACCGAAGGCCGGGGGAGTCGCCGGCACGAACGGCCGGTCCTTCAGCGCGGGCCGGTCCACACCGTAGATCTGCCACAGCGACGAGAGGTCCAGCAATCCAGGAACTTCGACGACGTCGCCGGGCGCGACGTCGAGTTCGCGCAGCAGCAGTTCGAGCATGCCCTCGGTCATGTCGTCGGAGACCTCCAGCCGCACGGGCGAGCCGAAGCGGCGCCGCGCCAGCTCACGCTCCAGTGCCTGCAGCAGATCTTCGTCGCGGTCCTCTTCCACTTCGAAGTCGGCGTTGCGGGTGATGCGGAACGCATGGTGCTCGACGATCTCGAGCCCGGGGAACAGCACGGGCAGGAACGCGGCGATGAATTCCTCCATCGGGAGGAACCGGACCACCTCGGAGCTGCCCTCCCGCCCCGGCAACTCGACGAAGCGGTCGACGTTGTCGGGCACCTTGATTCGCGCGAAGTGCTGACCGCCGTCGTCGGGGTGTTTGACGGTGATGGCCAGATTCAGGCTCAGGCCGCTGACGAAGGGGAACGGGTGGGCGGGATCGACGGCCAGCGGGGTCAGGACCGGGAAGACCTGTTCGTGGAAGTACGTCGACAGCTGGCCGCGCTCGGCCTCGTCGAGTTCGGCCCACGTGACGATCACGATGCCCTCGTCGGCCAGGGCGGGCCGGACCGCGTCGAGGAACACGTGCGCGTGGCGGCTGGCGATCTGCTGCGTGCGTTCACTGATGCGCCGGAGCTGTTCGCGCGGAGAGAGCCCGTCGGCGGAGCGCACCGACAGTCCCATCTCGTCGCGGCGTTTGAGGCCGGCGACGCGCACCATGTAGAACTCGTCGAGATTGGACGCGAAGATCGCCAGGAACTTCGCGCGTTCCAGCAGCGGCAGCGACGGGTCGGCCGCCAGCGCGAGGACGCGGGCGTTGAAGTCCAGCCAGCTGAGCTCGCGGTTGAGGTAGCGGTCCTCGGGCAGCGGGTTCTCGACCGTGGGCGGTGTCGCCGCCGGCGGCGCCTCGGGAGCCGCATCGGCACCCGGCGCGGGCGCCGAATCGGCACGCGTCGCCGGCACGCCCGGCCCCGCGTCCTTTGTCTCCGAGTCGTCCGGCCGGGTCTGGGCTTCGGTCATGCCGTCGATGATTCCCTATCGACGGTCGCTCCTGCTACCGAGACGGGCCCGCAGGTCCGAACTCGTCACGTCCGGCGATCGCGCGGGTGGTCGCGGTGCCGATCCCGAGGCCTCGCGCGACGAGCAGATCGTCCGGTGTGTCGATGTCGCAGCGCAGGCCCGGCCACTCGCCGCGGAGCTCGACCGCACCCGAGCGCCGATGCCGGTCGGCCGAATCGGCGCCGAAACGGGGGTCCAGTGCCACCCCGAAGGAGAACAGAGCCGCGGTGCCACTGCCATGGCGATCGGTCACGAAGCTCCGCCGGTGCTGCCGGGCCGCCGCGATCGCATCGGTGAGCTCACCGGCCTGCAGTGCCGGCAGATCGCCTTGCAGTGCAACGACATTCGCCGTCTCGGTACGCATGACGGATTCGGCGGCCAGAAGTGCGTTGTTCAGCGGATCGGAATGTCCGGCCGGCGTCGGATCGGGCAGTGCGCGCGCGCCCAGTCGCGTGGCGGCCGCGGCCGCATCCTCGTCGGGAGTGACCACGATGACCGACCGGACCGCGGAGGCCGTCGCCGCGGCGGCGATGGTGTCGACGAGCATGGCGAGCACGACGTTCTCGCGCGCGGCGGCCGAAAACACCGGTGCCAGCCGGGTCTTGGCCGCGGTCAGCCGTTTCACCGCGATCACCAGGCCCACGTCGGCCTCTGCGATGGTGTCCATGCCGGTCACGAGCGCCATCCTGCCAGTCGGATATTCCCGGCTACGCTGAAGCCGTGGTCGAGGCAGCGGTGATGGGCGCCGGAGCGTGGGGGACGGCTCTGGCCAAAGTGCTGGCAGATGCCGGCAACAGCGTCACTCTGTGGGCCCGCAGGCCGGGGCTGGCCGAGCAGATCAACCGGACGCACCGAAACGCCGACTATCTCGACGTCGCACTTCCCGAGCAGATTCGTGCCACCAGCGATCCCGCCGAAGCACTCACCGGTGCCTGCACCGTGCTGCTGGCCGTGCCGTCTCAGACACTGCGGGTCAACCTGACCCCGTGGAAGGAATTCCTCGGCGCCGACACCACGCTGGTGAGCTTGGCCAAGGGCATCGAGCTGAACACCCTGATGCGGATGAGTCAGGTCATCGTGCAGGTGACCGGCGTCGATCCGTCACACGTCGCCGTGGTCAGCGGACCCAACCTGGCCAGCGAGATCGCCGAGGAACAGCCCGCTGCCACCGTCATCGCCTGCAGCGACTCCGGCCGTGCCGTGGCGCTGCAGCGGGCGCTGGCGACCGGCTACTTCCGGCCCTATACCAACGCCGACGTCATCGGCGCCGAGATCGGCGGGGCGTGCAAGAACGTCATCGCGCTCGCCTGCGGCATGGCGGCGGGCTCCGGTCTGGGCGAGAACACGGCGGCGGCGATCATCACCCGCGGGCTGGCGGAGATCATGCGTCTCGGAATCGCGTTGGGCGCCAAGCCCGCGACGCTGGCAGGGCTCGCCGGCATCGGCGATCTCGTCGCCACCTGCATGTCGCCGTACAGCCGCAACCGTTCCTTCGGTGAGCGACTGGGCAAGGGCGGCACCATGCAGGCCGCGCTGGACGCGACGGGCGGCCACGTCGCCGAAGGCGTGACCTCGTGCGAATCCGTGCTCGCGCTGGCCTCCAGCTACGACGTCGAGATGCCCCTGACCGAAGCGGTGCACCGGGTCTGCCACAAGGGTCTGTCCGTCGACGACGCGGTCGCGCTGCTGCTGGGCCGCAGCACCAAACCGGAGTGAGCAGATGAACGGTGCCTACGGTGACTCCACCCGCAGCGTCAAAGCCGTTGAGTCCGAGGCTGTTCCCGGCTCGCCCGTGGCGCCGCCACCCGTGCCCGCCGCCGCGTACCACATCCCCCCGGACGAAGACGACACTCTCGACAGCTACGGTCGCAGGCACAATCCGACCTGGCGGCACCTGGAGTCCGCGCTGGCGCAACTCGAAGGCGCCACGACCGCAGTGACTTTCGGGTCCGGCATGGCTGCGGTGACGTCGTTGCTGCGCGTCGTCGCCGAGCCCGGCCGCACGCTCGTCGTCCCTGCGGACGGCTACTACCAGGTACGCGCCTATGCCCACGAGTACCTCGCGCCGCGCGGTGTGACCGTGGTCGAGGCACCGAGCTCGCAGATGTGCGATGCCGCTGCGCACGCCGAACCCAAGGACGTCGTGTTCGCCGAGACGCCGTCGAACCCGGGTCTGGACGTCGTGGATCTGCACGAGCTGGCGATGACGTGCCGCCCGCGCGGCGCGCTGCTCATCGTCGACAACACCACCGCGACGCCGCTCGGTCAGCAACCGTTGTCGCTGGGCGCCGACATCGTGGTGGCCAGCGCCACCAAGGCGCTCGCAGGTCATCACGACGTGCTGGCCGGTTATGCGGCGGGCAACAACCCCGAGGTGATGGCGCGTCTGCAGCGGGAACGCCTGCTCGCCGGACCGATCCTGGGCGCCTTCGAGGCGTGGCTGGTGCTGCGCAGCATCGCAACGCTGGGCCTGCGCTTCGAGAGGCAGTGCCAGAACGCCGCGGCGGTGGCGCTCATGCTGCGGTCGCATCCCGCGGTGCGCAAGGTCCGTTACCCAGGACTGCCGGAAGATCCGTCGCACCCGGTCGCCACGGCCCAGATGCGCCGGTTCGGTGGCATCGTCGGCGTCGAGCTGGCGGACGCCGCGGCCGTGCACGATCTGGTCCGCAGGAGCGCACTGCTGGTCGGCTCGACGAGCTTCGGCGGCATCCACACGTCGGTAGACCGCCGGGCCCGCTGGGGCGACCGGGTCCCCGACGGCTTCGCCCGGATCTCGTTGGGCATCGAGGACACCGACGACCTGCTCGGCGACATCGAGGCGGCGCTCGCCCCCGTCTGACCGCCCGGGCCATGACGCCGCGCCCTACGGACGCCGGGGCGGACGGTAGCCTCTCCAGATTGTGACTGCCCGCATCCGCGTTGCCGTCGTCTACGGCGGACGTAGCTCTGAACACGCGATCTCGTGTGTTTCCGCCGGCAGCATCCTGCGCAACCTCGATCCCGAGCGCTTCGAGGTGGTCGCCGTGGGCATCACGCCCGAGGGATCCTGGGTGCTCACCGACGGGCGGCCCGAAACCCTGGCCATCACCGACGGCCGGCTGCCCGGGGTGGACGCCTCCTCCGGCACCGAACTCGCGCTGGCCGCCGACCCGGGCAGGCGCGGCCAGCTGGTCGCGCTGGGCGACGGGGCCGCCGAGGTGCTGACCTCGGTGGACGTGGTGTTCCCGGTGCTGCACGGGCCCTACGGTGAGGACGGCACCATCCAGGGCCTGCTCGAGCTGGCCGGGGTGCCCTACGTCGGGGCCGGGGTGCTGGCCAGCGCGGCCGGCATGGACAAGGAGTTCACCAAGAAGCTGCTCGCCGCCGAAGAGCTCCCGATCGGCGACCAGGTCGTGCTCCACCCGCGCGAGGCCACGCTGTCCTTCGAAGACCGCGAGCGGCTCGGCCTGCCGGTCTTCGTCAAGCCCGCGCGCGGCGGGTCCTCGATCGGGGTCAGCCGGGTCACCAGCTGGGACATGCTGGCTCCCGCCATCGAGCTGGCCCGCCGGCACGATCCCAAAGTCATCGTCGAGGCCGCCGTGCCGGGCCGGGAGCTGGAATGCGGTGTGCTGGAGTTCCCCGACGGGCGGGTCGAGGCCAGCACCGTGGGCGAGATCCGCGTCGCCGGTGTCCGGGGCAGGGAAGACGGCTTCTACGACTTCGAGACGAAGTATCTCGACGACGGCGCCGAACTCGACGTCCCGGCCAAGGTCGACGACAGCATCGCCGAGCAGATCCGCGGGCTGTCGATCCGTGCGTTCCGGGCCATCGACTGCCAGGGCCTGGCCCGCGTCGACTTCTTCCTGACCGACGCCGGACCCGTCATCAACGAAATCAACACGATGCCCGGCTTCACCACCATCTCGATGTATCCCCGGATGTGGGCGGCCAGCGGCATGGATTATCCGACCCTGCTCGCGACGATGGTCGAGACCGCGCTTGCGCGGGGCACCGGGCTGCGCTAGCTGACCGGCCCGGGCTGGACCGGCACGGCCGGCAGCGCCTTGGCGATGATCTCCGACAGCGTCTGGATCGGGGTCGGCCCCGAACCCGACGGCAGCGTCAGGGCCACATACACGGCCCGGTCGACGGCGAACCAGGTGCTGCGCGCGTCCTCGCCCGCACCCGCCCCAGCGTCGCCCGCCCGGTCTTCTCCCACCCCTGCTTCGCCCGCCCTTGCTTCGCCCACCCGGAACCACTGCACCGCGTCCACCATCTGGATCGGCGCGCCGACGGTGAACTCGACCGGACGGTCCAAGCCGCACCGCAGAACGATCGCCTCACCGCCGGCACCGGACTGCCATGCCGCCGCGCCCGCGGGTGCCGGCTCGACCAGGGGAGCGCGGCTGTAGTCGCCGAGCTGCGCGGGCAGCGCCTCGAGGAGGCGGTGGCATTCCGGGGAGTCGGCTCGCGGCGCGGGAACCGCCGACACGGCGACCGGGCGCTGCGCCGGCGGGCGTTGCATCACGGCGGCCACGACGAGCACGGCGACCACTGCGCCGACAGCCAGGACGAGCGCCGCGATCAGTACGGCGCGGGGCGGGCCGTCGGTAGTCGGGCTCTTCACACGCAGAACTCTAGGGCTGTGCTCCGTCGGCGATCGGGCAGGTCAGTGTCCGGGTGATCCCGGCGACCTGCTGCACGCCCGGGACGACGGCCGAGCGCAGCTCGGCCAGGCTGTCCGCCCCGACGCGCACCACCACGTCGTAGGGACCCGTCACGTACTCCGACGACAACACGCCGGGCAGCCCGGCGAGCTGCTTGGCGATGACCTCGGCGCGGCCGACCTCGGTCTGGATGAGAACGAAAGCCTCGACCACGCCGTAATCCCTCCGTCTGGCTGCATAGACTCCACGCCGCAGGGACCAAACGTACCGCAGCCGAGCCGAGCGTTCAGGCCGCGGAACTGCCGCGACGACGGCGAAAGGAACTCCACATGGCGGGCGACGACCCCGGGGCGACACTGGCGGAGTCGGGGGAGTTCGCGGTCATCGATCGCCTGGTGGCCGGGCGCCGGCAACCGCCGGGCGTCAGCCTGGGCCCGGGCGATGACGCCGCGGTCGTCGCGGCCGCCGACGGCCGGGTGGCGGTCTGCACCGACATGCTGATCCAGGACCGCCACTTCAGGCTCGACTGGTCCACCCCGTATGACGTCGGCCGAAAAGCGATCGCGCAGAACGCCGCCGACATCGAGGCGATGGGCGGGCGGTGCACGGCGTTCGTCGTCGGGTTCGGCGCACCCGGCGACACCGCGACGGCACAGGCGGTCGAGCTCGCCGACGGGATGTGGCACGAGGCCGACCTGGTCGGCGCCGGCATCGTCGGCGGAGACATGGTCAGTGCGCCGCAGTGGGTGATCTCGGTGGCGGCCCTGGGCGATCTCGAGGGACGCGACCCGGTGCGTCGCGGCGGAGCCGGCCGCGGCGACACGGTGGCGGTGACCGGCGACCTCGGCCGGTCCGAAGCGGGATACACCTTGTGGCACAACGGGATCCGTGGCTTCGAAGCCCTGCGTCGACGGCATCTGGTCCCGGAGCCGCCTTACGGTCAGGGCCGGGCGGCGGCCCTCGCGGGCGCCACGTCGATGACCGATGTCTCCGACGGCCTGCTCGCCGACCTCGGACACATCGCGGCGGCTTCCGGTCTGGACGTCGACCTGTCCTGGGACGGGCTGCACGGGGACATCGACGCCGTGACGGACGCGGCCGCGGCGGTGGGTGCCGATCCGCGGCAGTGGGTGCTCGGCGGTGGCGAGGATCACGCGCTGGTGGCTACGTTCCCCGCGTCGCCGCCGCCGGGTTGGCGGCCGATCGGGCGGGTCGTGGGGGTGGGCGACGGCCGGGTC is a window of Mycolicibacterium chubuense NBB4 DNA encoding:
- a CDS encoding RNA degradosome polyphosphate kinase; amino-acid sequence: MTEAQTRPDDSETKDAGPGVPATRADSAPAPGADAAPEAPPAATPPTVENPLPEDRYLNRELSWLDFNARVLALAADPSLPLLERAKFLAIFASNLDEFYMVRVAGLKRRDEMGLSVRSADGLSPREQLRRISERTQQIASRHAHVFLDAVRPALADEGIVIVTWAELDEAERGQLSTYFHEQVFPVLTPLAVDPAHPFPFVSGLSLNLAITVKHPDDGGQHFARIKVPDNVDRFVELPGREGSSEVVRFLPMEEFIAAFLPVLFPGLEIVEHHAFRITRNADFEVEEDRDEDLLQALERELARRRFGSPVRLEVSDDMTEGMLELLLRELDVAPGDVVEVPGLLDLSSLWQIYGVDRPALKDRPFVPATPPAFGERETPKSIFSALRDGDVLVHHPYDSFSTTVQRFIEQAAADPNVLAIKQTLYRTSGDSPIVNALIDAAEAGKQVVALVEIKARFDEQANIKWARALEQAGVHVVYGLIGLKTHCKTCLVVRREGSVIRRYCHIGTGNYNPKTARLYEDIGLLTASPDIGADLTDLFNSLTGYSRKESYRNLLVAPYGVRKGIIERIEREIAATRDGAEGWIRLKANALVDEQVIDALYRASQAGVRVEVVVRGICALRPGAPDYSENITVRSILGRFLEHSRIIHFRAVDEYWIGSADMMHRNLDRRVEVMAQVKDPRLTAQLNDIFESAMDPSTRCWELGPDGHWTASPQEGQTVRDHQVSLMELHRHP
- the leuC gene encoding 3-isopropylmalate dehydratase large subunit, coding for MAIANQPRTLAEKVWSEHVVVPGAGEGAARQPDLIYIDLHLVHEVTSPQAFDGLRLAGRRVRRPDLTIATEDHNVPTVDIDKPIADPVSRTQVETLRRNCEEFGIRLHPMGDAEQGIVHIIGPQLGLTQPGMTVVCGDSHTSTHGAFGALAMGIGTSEVEHVLATQTLPLRPFKTMAVNVDGQLPPGVSAKDIILAVIAKIGTGGGQGHVIEYRGTAIDSLSMEGRMTVCNMSIEAGARAGMVAPDEKTFEFLAGRPHAPAGADWDAAVAAWSRLRTDEGAEFDTEVYIDASTLSPFVTWGTNPGQGVPLSASVPDPEMMLDDGERQAAEKALTYMDLRAGTPMRDIAVDTVFVGSCTNGRIEDLRVVAEVLRGRKVADNVRMLVVPGSMRVRAQAESEGLGEIFTAAGAQWRQAGCSMCLGMNPDQLAPGERCASTSNRNFEGRQGKGGRTHLVSPAVAAATAVRGTLSSPADLAAPTL
- a CDS encoding NAD(P)H-dependent glycerol-3-phosphate dehydrogenase; the protein is MGAGAWGTALAKVLADAGNSVTLWARRPGLAEQINRTHRNADYLDVALPEQIRATSDPAEALTGACTVLLAVPSQTLRVNLTPWKEFLGADTTLVSLAKGIELNTLMRMSQVIVQVTGVDPSHVAVVSGPNLASEIAEEQPAATVIACSDSGRAVALQRALATGYFRPYTNADVIGAEIGGACKNVIALACGMAAGSGLGENTAAAIITRGLAEIMRLGIALGAKPATLAGLAGIGDLVATCMSPYSRNRSFGERLGKGGTMQAALDATGGHVAEGVTSCESVLALASSYDVEMPLTEAVHRVCHKGLSVDDAVALLLGRSTKPE
- a CDS encoding cystathionine gamma-lyase, which encodes MNGAYGDSTRSVKAVESEAVPGSPVAPPPVPAAAYHIPPDEDDTLDSYGRRHNPTWRHLESALAQLEGATTAVTFGSGMAAVTSLLRVVAEPGRTLVVPADGYYQVRAYAHEYLAPRGVTVVEAPSSQMCDAAAHAEPKDVVFAETPSNPGLDVVDLHELAMTCRPRGALLIVDNTTATPLGQQPLSLGADIVVASATKALAGHHDVLAGYAAGNNPEVMARLQRERLLAGPILGAFEAWLVLRSIATLGLRFERQCQNAAAVALMLRSHPAVRKVRYPGLPEDPSHPVATAQMRRFGGIVGVELADAAAVHDLVRRSALLVGSTSFGGIHTSVDRRARWGDRVPDGFARISLGIEDTDDLLGDIEAALAPV
- the cofC gene encoding 2-phospho-L-lactate guanylyltransferase, with translation MALVTGMDTIAEADVGLVIAVKRLTAAKTRLAPVFSAAARENVVLAMLVDTIAAAATASAVRSVIVVTPDEDAAAAATRLGARALPDPTPAGHSDPLNNALLAAESVMRTETANVVALQGDLPALQAGELTDAIAAARQHRRSFVTDRHGSGTAALFSFGVALDPRFGADSADRHRRSGAVELRGEWPGLRCDIDTPDDLLVARGLGIGTATTRAIAGRDEFGPAGPSR
- a CDS encoding NUDIX hydrolase produces the protein MAKESQTGAVAAKKACILAAGAVLWRPQDGTGAPEVAVIHRPRYDDWSLPKGKVDPGETEPVTAVREIEEETGFRAHLGRRLASVSYPVDGATKKVRYWAARATAGEFAPNSEVDELKWLPAAQAMSELGYPHDRKVLRRFLKLPADTKTVLIVRHATAGDKSTYKGDDRKRPLDKHGRAQAESLVGQLLAFGAEELFAADRVRCQQTLDPLADELGAAIRSEPTLTEEAYSDNRKAARNRILEIARTSANPAICTQGKVIPDLIAWWCERDGVRPDKSRNRKGSTWVLSLAGDRLVAADHIPSPLAPKS
- a CDS encoding D-alanine--D-alanine ligase family protein; the encoded protein is MTARIRVAVVYGGRSSEHAISCVSAGSILRNLDPERFEVVAVGITPEGSWVLTDGRPETLAITDGRLPGVDASSGTELALAADPGRRGQLVALGDGAAEVLTSVDVVFPVLHGPYGEDGTIQGLLELAGVPYVGAGVLASAAGMDKEFTKKLLAAEELPIGDQVVLHPREATLSFEDRERLGLPVFVKPARGGSSIGVSRVTSWDMLAPAIELARRHDPKVIVEAAVPGRELECGVLEFPDGRVEASTVGEIRVAGVRGREDGFYDFETKYLDDGAELDVPAKVDDSIAEQIRGLSIRAFRAIDCQGLARVDFFLTDAGPVINEINTMPGFTTISMYPRMWAASGMDYPTLLATMVETALARGTGLR
- a CDS encoding Lrp/AsnC ligand binding domain-containing protein encodes the protein MVEAFVLIQTEVGRAEVIAKQLAGLPGVLSSEYVTGPYDVVVRVGADSLAELRSAVVPGVQQVAGITRTLTCPIADGAQP
- the leuD gene encoding 3-isopropylmalate dehydratase small subunit, with amino-acid sequence MEAFKTHTGIGVPLRRSNVDTDQIIPAVYLKRVTRTGFEDGLFAAWRSDPSFVLNLAPFDKGSVLVAGPDFGTGSSREHAVWALMDFGFRVVISSRFADIFRGNAGKAGLLAAEVAQDDVELLWKLIEQQPGTEITVNLQDRTIAAGTIMVPFNIDDYTAWRLLEGLDDIGLTLRKLDEIEHFEARRPEWKPRTLPA
- a CDS encoding DUF3515 domain-containing protein — translated: MKSPTTDGPPRAVLIAALVLAVGAVVAVLVVAAVMQRPPAQRPVAVSAVPAPRADSPECHRLLEALPAQLGDYSRAPLVEPAPAGAAAWQSGAGGEAIVLRCGLDRPVEFTVGAPIQMVDAVQWFRVGEARAGEAGVGEDRAGDAGAGAGEDARSTWFAVDRAVYVALTLPSGSGPTPIQTLSEIIAKALPAVPVQPGPVS
- a CDS encoding HU family DNA-binding protein, translating into MNKAELIDVLTEKLGSDRRQATAAVENVVDTIVRAVHKGDSVTITGFGVFEQRRRAARVARNPRTGETVKVKPTSVPAFRPGAQFKAVVAGAQKLPAEGPAVKRGVTAGSTARKAAKKAPAKKAAAKKAAPAKKAPAKKAAPAKKAATKAPAKKATAAKKAAPAKKAPAKKATAAKKAAPAKKAPAKKAAAKAPAKKAAAAKKAPAKKAPAKRGRK